The Terriglobales bacterium genome has a window encoding:
- a CDS encoding lysophospholipid acyltransferase family protein, protein MIRTFLALTFVIFFIPVAALITFPWTLITGNANFLYYFSMAGVKSALRIAGVKVVAEGREKLDRSRSYIFMCNHVSNLDAPIVVPMLPGRTTVLVKKELFRVPIFGWAMRMAALIPVDRSNRESAIASVDKAVEVMKSGLHMTIFPEGTRSPDGRLLPLKKGPFHLALETGMPIVPVTVLDTLEMMPKGGVRIRGGTARVVFHDPIEPAQFKDRDQLIEAVHTSIAGSLPEELR, encoded by the coding sequence GTGATTCGTACTTTCCTGGCGCTCACTTTCGTCATTTTCTTTATTCCTGTTGCGGCGCTGATTACCTTTCCCTGGACCCTGATTACAGGCAACGCGAATTTTCTTTATTACTTCTCAATGGCAGGAGTGAAGAGCGCGCTCAGGATTGCCGGCGTGAAAGTCGTAGCCGAAGGAAGGGAAAAACTGGACCGCTCCCGAAGCTACATCTTCATGTGCAACCACGTTTCCAATCTCGATGCGCCGATTGTAGTGCCGATGCTGCCGGGGCGGACCACGGTCCTGGTAAAGAAGGAACTATTTCGAGTGCCTATTTTTGGCTGGGCCATGCGCATGGCTGCGCTGATTCCAGTGGACCGCAGCAACCGGGAGTCGGCAATTGCCAGCGTGGATAAGGCTGTCGAGGTCATGAAATCGGGACTGCACATGACAATTTTTCCGGAAGGCACGCGCTCGCCGGATGGGCGTCTGTTGCCGCTCAAGAAAGGACCATTCCATCTGGCGCTCGAGACCGGTATGCCCATCGTCCCGGTTACCGTACTGGATACCCTGGAGATGATGCCCAAGGGCGGAGTACGCATTCGTGGCGGGACAGCACGCGTGGTCTTTCATGATCCCATCGAGCCTGCCCAGTTCAAAGACCGCGATCAGTTGATCGAGGCCGTTCATACAAGCATTGCAGGTTCGCTGCCCGAGGAATTGCGCTAA
- a CDS encoding DinB family protein has product MCNRFATITIMMKMSFVIPVILLAALLAVAQEKPAAPEKPATKENSVKEEKPSPIANPVTSTVRQLVERQSKNIIAAAEEMPAEKYDFHPTEAQMTFAHLIFHIVGSNNYLCAKISDQTEPKAEVTDKDSKAKLVEALKASFDYCSAALDKTDDSKLGDTVTLFRGHTAPRAVAVIGLTNDFADHYGAAAMYLRLNGMLPPTAQK; this is encoded by the coding sequence ATGTGTAATCGTTTCGCCACGATCACGATCATGATGAAGATGAGCTTTGTTATTCCAGTGATTTTATTGGCTGCCTTGCTTGCCGTTGCTCAGGAAAAACCTGCCGCGCCGGAAAAACCGGCAACCAAGGAGAATTCCGTAAAAGAAGAGAAGCCGTCGCCCATCGCCAATCCAGTCACCAGCACGGTGCGCCAGCTTGTAGAGCGGCAGAGTAAAAACATTATTGCGGCCGCCGAAGAGATGCCGGCAGAAAAATATGACTTTCATCCTACTGAAGCGCAGATGACATTCGCGCACCTGATCTTTCATATCGTTGGTTCCAACAATTATTTGTGCGCCAAAATTTCTGACCAGACCGAGCCCAAAGCGGAGGTCACCGATAAGGACAGCAAAGCGAAGCTGGTCGAGGCCCTGAAAGCGTCTTTCGACTATTGCTCGGCCGCCCTCGACAAAACCGATGATTCCAAATTGGGGGACACGGTCACCCTGTTCAGAGGCCACACAGCCCCGCGCGCCGTCGCGGTGATTGGGTTGACCAACGACTTTGCCGACCACTACGGCGCGGCTGCCATGTATCTGCGGCTGAACGGCATGTTGCCGCCCACGGCGCAAAAATAG
- a CDS encoding sigma-70 family RNA polymerase sigma factor produces MQVIGKNTGPGARVNKLTREEFAKFLAALDPDRTRAAEKYEVLRRKLVKLFEYQKLIHIEELADETIDRLVKRLETEEIHNISLFAYGVARNICLEARRKKSKYISIQDHYNSSEELCAGDPDPEESIITELGNAQTLECLTKCLRSLPLGYHELIIEYYQGEKQVRIKRRKDLARKRGITIEALRCEANKVRDKLRCCVNRCLNVRRLGRFTPGASLREKGELG; encoded by the coding sequence TTGCAGGTAATCGGGAAAAATACTGGGCCGGGTGCAAGGGTGAATAAGCTGACGCGAGAGGAATTTGCCAAGTTTCTTGCTGCGCTGGATCCCGACCGGACTCGTGCAGCGGAAAAATATGAAGTCCTTCGCCGCAAGCTGGTCAAGCTCTTCGAGTACCAGAAGCTGATCCACATTGAAGAGCTTGCCGATGAGACTATAGACCGGCTGGTTAAGAGACTGGAAACAGAAGAGATACACAACATCAGCTTGTTTGCCTATGGGGTAGCGCGCAATATCTGCCTGGAAGCGCGCAGAAAAAAAAGCAAATACATTTCCATTCAAGACCACTACAACAGTAGTGAGGAATTATGTGCGGGCGACCCCGACCCCGAAGAAAGCATCATTACGGAGTTGGGCAACGCACAAACCCTTGAGTGTCTGACAAAATGCTTGAGGAGCCTCCCCTTGGGGTACCATGAGCTGATCATTGAATACTATCAAGGGGAAAAACAAGTAAGGATCAAACGAAGGAAAGATTTGGCCAGAAAGCGAGGAATAACTATAGAAGCGTTACGGTGTGAGGCCAATAAAGTCCGGGACAAGCTCAGGTGCTGTGTCAACAGGTGCCTCAATGTGAGGAGACTTGGCAGGTTTACACCGGGCGCTTCACTGCGGGAGAAGGGGGAGCTTGGGTGA
- a CDS encoding PDZ domain-containing protein — translation MRLHRCLLILVFLLISAAGFAAPVDYTISLSKPYEHLLHVHMHIPGTTAERDVQLPTWNTLYQIRDFAQNVRVLQATDFQHKALPVRKIDKTTWRISNAKGGIDVDYDIFADLPGPYGAQFNEEHAFLNLAEVLAYPTDAKQAQMTLTFTNASSDWRIATTLPSQKTKSSETREFIADNYDQLVDSPVEIGSFREASFQLGKATYRIVIDADAGDYDMNAIESMDKKIVAAGVDWMNDQPCAEYIFIYHFPHGNTGGGGMEHACSTTIDLSPDNIKIDPLSLPRVSAHEFFHLWNVKRIRPASLEPVDYVHENYTRALWFSEGVTNTVQEILLLRAKILDEKEFLAGLAREVRTLQLRPAHSTQSVEEASLDTWFDKYSQYRAPERSISYYNKGEILGVLLDLAVRRESDGQKSLHEVFEWMNQHYAKQDRFFNDSEGVRTAVEAVTGKDFGWFFRAYVSGVEELPYDDLLATVGLKLVQRNIEVPTAGLGTVRNGKRQTVVVAVDSRSNAGRAGVAPGDLILQFNGKDLASDLESLIATMHAGDTVKLKVAGSKGTREIKIKLESGEDEDVSIVNTDHVTPQQRARRAAWLAGEAEQPHP, via the coding sequence ATGCGACTTCATCGGTGTCTCTTAATTCTTGTCTTCCTTCTTATCTCCGCTGCTGGTTTTGCCGCGCCGGTAGACTATACGATTTCCTTGTCTAAGCCCTACGAACATCTACTGCATGTGCACATGCATATTCCGGGGACCACAGCGGAACGCGATGTTCAACTCCCTACGTGGAATACGCTCTACCAGATCCGCGATTTTGCGCAGAATGTCCGGGTTTTGCAAGCGACCGACTTTCAGCACAAGGCGCTGCCGGTGCGCAAGATTGACAAGACTACGTGGCGTATCAGCAATGCCAAAGGCGGAATAGACGTGGACTACGACATCTTTGCCGACCTGCCCGGCCCTTATGGCGCGCAGTTCAACGAAGAGCATGCGTTTTTGAATTTGGCCGAGGTGCTGGCCTATCCCACAGATGCGAAACAAGCGCAGATGACATTGACTTTCACGAACGCTTCCTCAGATTGGCGAATAGCAACGACCCTGCCCAGTCAGAAAACGAAATCGTCTGAAACACGCGAATTCATCGCAGATAACTATGACCAGTTGGTGGATTCCCCGGTTGAGATAGGCAGCTTTCGTGAAGCGTCATTTCAGCTTGGCAAGGCCACGTACCGCATTGTTATTGATGCGGATGCCGGCGACTACGATATGAATGCAATAGAAAGTATGGATAAAAAAATAGTGGCCGCAGGCGTGGATTGGATGAATGACCAGCCTTGCGCAGAATATATTTTTATCTACCATTTTCCTCATGGCAATACCGGCGGTGGAGGAATGGAGCACGCCTGCTCCACCACGATTGATCTTTCTCCTGACAACATAAAGATTGACCCGCTTTCCTTGCCACGCGTGAGCGCGCACGAATTTTTCCACCTGTGGAACGTGAAGCGAATACGGCCAGCTTCACTTGAACCGGTTGATTATGTGCACGAAAACTACACACGCGCTTTGTGGTTCAGCGAGGGTGTGACCAATACTGTGCAAGAAATCTTGTTGTTGCGGGCAAAGATCCTGGATGAAAAGGAATTTCTGGCCGGCCTGGCGCGTGAGGTCCGCACATTGCAACTCCGGCCGGCACACAGTACGCAGTCGGTAGAGGAGGCCAGCCTCGACACCTGGTTCGACAAATATTCACAGTATCGTGCCCCGGAGCGCAGTATTTCCTACTACAACAAGGGAGAAATTCTAGGCGTGCTTCTCGACCTGGCGGTGCGCCGGGAGAGCGACGGGCAGAAATCGCTGCATGAAGTTTTCGAATGGATGAACCAGCATTACGCCAAGCAGGACCGCTTCTTTAACGACTCTGAGGGTGTGCGCACGGCGGTGGAAGCTGTCACCGGCAAGGACTTTGGCTGGTTTTTTCGCGCGTATGTTTCCGGGGTGGAAGAGCTTCCGTATGATGATTTGCTAGCCACGGTTGGCTTGAAGCTGGTGCAGCGCAACATAGAAGTCCCGACGGCTGGACTGGGCACGGTGCGCAACGGTAAACGGCAAACTGTGGTGGTCGCGGTTGATTCGCGCAGCAATGCGGGAAGAGCAGGAGTAGCCCCAGGCGATTTGATTTTGCAGTTCAATGGAAAAGATCTCGCCTCTGATCTGGAAAGTCTGATTGCAACTATGCATGCCGGGGACACAGTCAAATTGAAGGTGGCCGGCAGCAAAGGCACGCGCGAAATCAAGATCAAGCTGGAGAGCGGGGAAGACGAAGACGTTTCCATCGTGAATACCGACCATGTTACGCCGCAACAACGTGCACGCCGCGCCGCCTGGCTCGCAGGAGAAGCGGAGCAGCCGCATCCGTGA
- a CDS encoding aspartyl protease family protein: MVEALRLPAILLLAITLSACSQKQQAQQKAAELEPQKTVSLQAASGDLLGDALRLYRTGKFEDAASKYEDALQQEPKSAEAYAGLTRCYLKEGKVQEAYEVAIHGTKVAQDSREAHVVLGEVYFRQGRMHDGEQEFLSVVNSATPEPRAYLGLARVSAAISMYARAKQMLEKAHELDSNDPEIEWRWLNTLRRPARIQALEAYLANAGKENADLLEDYKVYLESLKQEEKLPARECKLVATPKTVETYLWPMFIGPSYISGYGLDLKINGHQSRLLLDTGVSGILLNPGAAARAGIIPTMQSKIMGIGDKGETELYIGYADSIKIGALEFKNCPVQVSAKQATYHDGMVGTDLFAHYLVTVDFPGRELKLTQLPKRPDDPANDGPAGSEEASSAVDDSDPEDRYVAPEMEESYTTVFRFGHMLLVPTVVNDAAPKLFLIDTGADHIYISPQAAREVTKVHPDKDTHVVGINGPVINVFRADKATISFGRYKQENQDLISFDYSKLSQDAGTEISGTLGFSLLRMLKIKIDYRDGLVDFNYDFTRVH; this comes from the coding sequence ATGGTGGAAGCGCTCCGTCTTCCCGCGATCTTATTGCTTGCCATAACCCTCTCGGCCTGTTCGCAGAAGCAACAGGCTCAGCAGAAGGCTGCTGAGCTTGAGCCACAAAAGACAGTTTCGTTGCAAGCGGCTTCCGGCGACCTGCTTGGCGACGCTCTCCGCCTCTACCGGACCGGTAAATTTGAAGACGCAGCTTCCAAATATGAAGACGCCCTGCAACAAGAGCCAAAGTCCGCCGAGGCCTACGCGGGTCTGACGCGGTGCTACCTCAAAGAGGGCAAGGTTCAAGAGGCGTACGAGGTTGCCATCCATGGAACTAAGGTGGCGCAGGATTCGCGGGAGGCACATGTTGTCCTCGGTGAGGTTTATTTTCGCCAGGGAAGGATGCACGACGGCGAACAGGAATTCCTGAGCGTGGTGAATTCGGCGACGCCAGAGCCGCGAGCCTATCTGGGACTGGCGCGCGTTTCCGCGGCGATTTCCATGTATGCGCGCGCGAAACAAATGCTGGAAAAGGCCCACGAACTCGATTCCAACGATCCGGAAATTGAGTGGCGATGGTTAAACACACTGAGGCGGCCAGCGCGTATCCAGGCGCTGGAAGCGTATCTTGCCAACGCCGGCAAAGAAAATGCCGATTTGCTGGAAGATTACAAAGTTTATCTGGAATCCCTCAAGCAAGAAGAAAAACTGCCGGCGAGGGAGTGCAAGCTGGTGGCCACTCCTAAGACGGTTGAAACCTATCTCTGGCCAATGTTTATTGGGCCGTCTTATATCAGCGGATACGGTCTCGACCTCAAAATCAACGGACACCAGTCGCGTCTGCTGCTGGACACAGGGGTCAGCGGGATTTTGTTGAATCCCGGTGCGGCGGCGCGGGCAGGGATCATACCCACGATGCAGTCGAAGATTATGGGAATCGGTGATAAGGGAGAAACCGAGTTGTATATAGGCTATGCAGATTCCATCAAAATTGGCGCGCTGGAATTCAAGAATTGTCCGGTACAGGTGTCGGCAAAACAGGCAACCTATCATGACGGCATGGTGGGAACTGATTTGTTTGCGCACTATCTGGTCACAGTTGATTTTCCCGGACGTGAGCTGAAATTGACACAACTGCCCAAGCGTCCAGACGATCCTGCAAACGATGGACCGGCAGGGTCAGAAGAAGCATCCTCGGCGGTGGACGACAGCGATCCTGAAGACCGTTACGTCGCGCCTGAGATGGAGGAGTCGTACACGACGGTGTTTCGCTTCGGCCACATGCTTCTGGTCCCGACGGTGGTGAATGACGCTGCGCCAAAGTTGTTTTTGATTGATACCGGTGCAGATCATATTTACATTTCTCCCCAGGCGGCGCGCGAGGTCACGAAGGTCCACCCAGACAAAGATACTCATGTGGTCGGCATAAATGGCCCTGTAATAAACGTGTTCCGCGCGGATAAAGCCACCATATCCTTTGGCCGCTATAAGCAGGAGAATCAAGACCTGATTTCTTTTGATTACTCCAAGCTCAGCCAGGACGCGGGCACAGAGATTTCCGGCACGCTGGGCTTCTCACTGCTGCGAATGTTGAAGATCAAGATTGACTACCGCGATGGCCTGGTAGATTTTAACTACGATTTTACGCGGGTGCACTGA
- the mpl gene encoding UDP-N-acetylmuramate:L-alanyl-gamma-D-glutamyl-meso-diaminopimelate ligase, with translation MEKQHIHLIGICGTAMASLAGMLKQRGVQVTGSDAAAYPPMSDFLASLSIPVAQPYAEANLKPRPDLVVVGNAISRGNPELEYVLDERIPMRSLPQILQEYFLRSREPIVVAGTHGKTTATSMLAWIFQVAGLMPSFLIGGIAENFNSSFAVKQGKHFILEGDEYDTAFFDKGPKFLHYMPTTLLLTHVEFDHADIYKDLEAVKKEFKYLVNLVPRHGRIIAYDGSENVKECVSKAFSPVEFYGFSEQAYWRAVDLNFAPDRTTWSVEREGKPWAKFDFSLAGAYNVLNATGAAAIAASYGVEPAKIAEALQSFKSVKRRLEVKAEINGITVIDDFAHHPTAIAATLEAVRTRYAGRRLWAIFEPRSNTLRRKVFEKDLVRSLALADEVVIASVFRPEAIPEAERMEPSTIVARLRTMRKPARELPDADAIVKAIVPELKPGDVVTILSNGGFGGIYEKLPQQLKNQSGASA, from the coding sequence ATGGAAAAGCAGCACATTCATCTGATCGGAATTTGTGGTACGGCCATGGCTTCGCTCGCCGGCATGCTCAAGCAACGCGGCGTGCAGGTCACGGGCTCAGACGCAGCGGCTTATCCACCGATGTCTGATTTTCTGGCTTCGCTCTCGATTCCGGTTGCCCAGCCCTACGCGGAAGCGAACCTGAAGCCGCGTCCGGATTTGGTGGTGGTGGGAAATGCTATTTCGCGGGGCAATCCGGAGTTGGAGTATGTTCTGGATGAGCGTATCCCTATGCGCTCGCTGCCCCAGATCCTTCAGGAATATTTTCTGCGGAGCCGTGAACCCATCGTGGTTGCTGGAACCCATGGCAAGACTACGGCTACTTCCATGCTAGCGTGGATCTTCCAGGTGGCAGGGCTTATGCCCTCGTTTCTTATTGGCGGCATTGCAGAAAATTTCAACAGCAGTTTTGCGGTGAAGCAGGGTAAGCACTTTATCCTGGAAGGAGACGAATACGATACCGCCTTCTTCGATAAAGGGCCAAAATTCCTGCATTACATGCCAACCACGTTGCTGTTGACCCATGTGGAGTTCGATCATGCCGATATTTACAAAGACCTAGAGGCGGTGAAAAAGGAATTCAAGTACCTGGTGAACCTGGTGCCTCGCCACGGGCGCATCATTGCCTATGATGGCAGCGAGAATGTGAAAGAGTGCGTGAGCAAGGCCTTTAGCCCAGTCGAGTTTTACGGGTTTTCTGAGCAGGCGTACTGGCGCGCCGTGGACCTGAATTTTGCTCCTGATCGCACAACATGGTCGGTTGAGCGAGAGGGAAAGCCGTGGGCGAAATTCGACTTCTCCCTGGCGGGAGCCTACAACGTGCTCAATGCCACTGGGGCAGCGGCCATAGCAGCTTCTTATGGAGTAGAACCGGCTAAAATTGCCGAAGCTTTGCAAAGCTTTAAAAGTGTCAAGCGCCGGTTGGAGGTGAAAGCGGAGATCAACGGCATTACCGTGATTGATGACTTTGCTCACCATCCGACGGCAATTGCAGCAACCCTGGAAGCAGTGCGCACGCGTTATGCCGGGCGGCGGTTGTGGGCCATCTTCGAGCCGCGCTCCAACACACTGCGCAGAAAAGTTTTTGAAAAAGACCTGGTACGCAGCCTGGCATTAGCCGATGAAGTTGTCATAGCAAGCGTTTTTAGGCCAGAGGCGATTCCCGAAGCTGAACGTATGGAGCCGAGCACAATCGTTGCCCGATTGCGAACCATGCGCAAACCCGCCCGCGAACTGCCGGATGCTGATGCGATTGTGAAGGCGATTGTTCCCGAATTGAAACCAGGCGACGTGGTCACCATTCTTTCTAACGGCGGCTTTGGCGGCATCTACGAAAAGCTGCCACAACAGCTCAAGAATCAAAGCGGAGCATCTGCCTGA
- a CDS encoding CHAT domain-containing protein has protein sequence MVVRRKIWLVMAFAVGVIASVCTAQELKPGVVVEKPDTNVSGGFNPGVVVESIAKNSQAEQAGIQEDDALTSWSRGDAHGKLESPFDLSWVEFEQSPRGEVSLQGRRGAEPRVWKLGDVVEGGWGIQVRPEMPQDVLSLYLQGRTLARAGKLTEALDFWHRASVEARKNPPLWLEVWLLFNAANSLCAAHRWEDAEKSYQAIMEQAKGAGPAITAQILEAWAWTSESRNTTEGEVQRLYLEAIAENQKLDPESLAVARLLTRIGVRLRQLDDLGQAEDDYHRALTIAQKAAPNSLCVGRILLDLGRIAYKRSDFVEAERYERQALMITEKVAPGSIDDAWCLNALGLLRIEFSDFENAKNYLLQALAIREKLVPGGSMAGSSFLNLAIVANLTGNLAEAETDLQKDLAILEKLSSERNWTETHTKATVYSNLGDLAIERGDVARGEQYYRQALAIWEKLVPGSLLTAASLSGIGEAALRREDFATAERYLRQGLAIRNKLAPNSLDVASSLSDLGVIAMGQGNLSQADVYFRRALAIVRKRAPGNLDEVELLRNLGLVRARRRDGVEAENFLERALALNRKLAPESPYIVLALNDLGNVESGRGELAKAEQHCREALAIEEKQAPGSAEQAETLVGLAGIMHRKGDLDSAVQLFEQGLTAFENHTARLGGLEESRSDFRAKYASYYRDYINLLIEQKKPDAAFQVAERSRARTLLEMLAAAHADIRKGGDPALLEREHSLQELITAKSNRRVQLLNTRYKQEQLAAMDNELQDLFTQFKDIEGQIRLNSPSYAALTQPQPISAKEVQQQLLDDNTLLLEYSLGERRSYVFAVSANSLSAYELPKRAAIEATARRVYDILVARSHIKKGETDIQRMQRSGQAESQYPEASAALSSMILGPVAPLLEGKRLLIVSDGILQYIPFTALPSPGTKSAPVPLIADHEIVNLPSASVLQVLQRESAQRARPTQAVAVLADPVFKPGDERVNGISGTKAPRDVIGGEAEVDESMSQTLLLRSATEIGMADGNFPRLFYTRQEAESILKEAPVGKSMKAVDFQASRTMATSPELAQYRIIHFATHGLLNSEHPELSGLVLSLVDEHGKQQNGFLQLTDIYNLNLPADMVVLSACETGLGKEVRGEGLLGITRGFMYAGASRVMASLWKVDDAATAELMGRFYKGIFKDNLQPAAALQKAQVEMWKQKRWSSPYYWAGFVLQGQR, from the coding sequence ATGGTTGTCAGGCGAAAGATTTGGCTTGTCATGGCGTTTGCGGTGGGTGTCATCGCAAGCGTGTGCACCGCACAGGAACTCAAACCAGGGGTCGTGGTTGAAAAACCCGATACCAACGTTTCCGGCGGTTTCAACCCGGGTGTGGTGGTCGAAAGCATCGCCAAAAATTCTCAAGCCGAACAAGCGGGAATCCAGGAAGATGATGCCCTGACAAGCTGGTCAAGAGGTGATGCTCACGGCAAGCTTGAATCGCCATTTGATCTATCCTGGGTTGAATTCGAGCAGTCGCCAAGAGGCGAGGTCAGTCTGCAAGGCCGCCGCGGCGCAGAGCCGCGAGTCTGGAAATTAGGGGACGTAGTTGAGGGCGGCTGGGGGATTCAAGTCCGGCCAGAGATGCCCCAGGATGTTTTATCTCTCTACCTGCAGGGACGAACGTTGGCTCGAGCAGGCAAGCTGACCGAAGCCCTTGATTTTTGGCATAGAGCTTCGGTGGAAGCCAGGAAAAACCCGCCCCTGTGGCTTGAGGTTTGGCTGTTGTTTAACGCCGCCAATTCCTTATGTGCCGCGCATCGATGGGAAGACGCCGAAAAATCCTATCAGGCGATCATGGAACAGGCCAAAGGCGCAGGACCAGCGATAACAGCGCAAATACTCGAGGCTTGGGCCTGGACATCGGAGTCAAGAAACACCACGGAGGGTGAGGTGCAGCGGCTCTACCTCGAGGCCATTGCAGAAAACCAAAAACTCGATCCGGAGAGCCTGGCTGTTGCCCGCCTTCTTACCAGAATCGGCGTCAGGCTTCGGCAACTTGATGATCTGGGGCAGGCGGAAGATGACTACCACCGGGCCCTGACGATCGCACAGAAGGCGGCTCCGAATAGCCTTTGTGTCGGGCGGATTCTCCTCGATCTCGGTCGTATAGCCTACAAGCGTAGTGATTTTGTTGAGGCTGAAAGATACGAGCGCCAAGCTCTGATGATTACGGAGAAAGTAGCCCCGGGCAGCATTGATGATGCTTGGTGCCTCAATGCTTTGGGCTTGCTTCGTATTGAGTTCAGCGATTTTGAAAACGCAAAGAACTATCTTCTGCAGGCCTTGGCGATCAGGGAAAAACTGGTACCCGGGGGCTCGATGGCAGGAAGCAGCTTTTTGAATCTCGCCATAGTGGCCAATCTCACCGGCAATCTGGCCGAGGCGGAAACCGATCTGCAAAAAGACCTGGCCATCCTGGAAAAACTGAGCTCCGAAAGAAACTGGACTGAGACCCACACCAAGGCAACGGTGTACAGCAACCTTGGAGATTTAGCTATTGAGCGAGGTGACGTGGCTAGGGGTGAGCAATACTACCGGCAGGCCTTGGCGATCTGGGAGAAATTGGTTCCTGGAAGCCTCTTGACTGCTGCTAGCCTCTCTGGCATTGGCGAGGCTGCCCTCCGGCGTGAAGATTTCGCGACTGCCGAGCGCTACTTGCGCCAGGGGTTGGCTATTCGGAATAAGCTGGCACCCAACAGTCTTGATGTTGCCTCGAGTCTTAGTGACCTGGGGGTAATTGCAATGGGCCAGGGCAATCTGAGCCAGGCCGATGTGTACTTCCGCCGCGCCTTGGCGATTGTACGGAAGCGGGCTCCCGGCAACCTTGATGAAGTGGAGCTTCTGCGCAACCTTGGTCTGGTGCGAGCCCGTCGAAGAGACGGGGTAGAGGCTGAGAATTTCCTTGAACGGGCGCTGGCGCTGAACAGGAAGCTCGCTCCCGAAAGCCCTTATATCGTTTTAGCCCTCAACGATCTGGGGAACGTCGAAAGCGGGCGCGGAGAGTTGGCCAAGGCTGAGCAACACTGCCGGGAAGCTTTGGCCATAGAAGAAAAGCAGGCTCCGGGAAGCGCAGAGCAGGCCGAGACTTTGGTAGGTTTGGCCGGGATCATGCATCGCAAAGGGGACTTGGATTCAGCCGTGCAACTGTTCGAACAGGGACTGACTGCGTTTGAGAATCACACGGCCCGGCTAGGCGGCCTGGAAGAATCCCGTTCCGACTTCCGCGCTAAGTATGCCAGTTATTACAGGGACTACATCAATCTGCTGATAGAGCAAAAAAAGCCTGACGCAGCCTTTCAGGTCGCAGAACGCTCCCGGGCCCGGACTCTGTTGGAGATGCTAGCCGCAGCCCACGCGGACATTCGTAAAGGTGGCGACCCTGCATTGCTGGAACGGGAGCACTCTTTACAAGAATTGATTACCGCGAAATCGAACCGTCGCGTACAGTTGCTCAACACTCGATATAAGCAAGAGCAGTTGGCGGCAATGGACAACGAGCTCCAAGACCTTTTTACGCAATTCAAAGACATAGAAGGACAAATCAGGCTCAACAGCCCCAGCTATGCTGCTCTTACCCAGCCACAGCCGATAAGCGCAAAAGAAGTGCAGCAGCAATTGCTCGACGATAATACATTGCTGCTCGAATATTCTTTGGGGGAGCGCCGAAGCTACGTTTTCGCGGTCAGTGCGAACTCGCTCTCTGCCTATGAGCTGCCGAAGCGGGCTGCGATTGAAGCCACTGCCCGCAGAGTTTATGACATCCTCGTAGCGCGAAGCCATATTAAAAAGGGCGAGACAGATATCCAGCGGATGCAACGCTCAGGTCAGGCAGAGTCACAATATCCTGAAGCTTCAGCCGCTCTGAGCAGCATGATTTTGGGTCCCGTTGCCCCGCTCCTTGAAGGGAAGCGCTTGTTGATTGTGAGCGATGGAATCCTGCAGTACATACCGTTTACCGCTCTTCCGTCTCCGGGAACAAAATCAGCACCTGTACCCTTGATTGCTGATCACGAGATTGTAAATCTCCCTTCCGCTTCGGTTCTGCAGGTGTTGCAACGTGAAAGTGCCCAGCGGGCAAGACCCACGCAGGCTGTGGCGGTGCTGGCTGACCCGGTTTTCAAGCCCGGTGATGAGCGCGTCAACGGCATCAGCGGAACCAAAGCGCCCAGGGACGTGATCGGAGGAGAGGCGGAGGTAGACGAATCAATGTCGCAAACTCTTCTTCTGCGTTCAGCGACGGAGATAGGCATGGCGGATGGAAATTTTCCCCGGTTGTTTTATACGCGGCAGGAGGCAGAGTCGATCCTGAAAGAAGCGCCCGTGGGCAAAAGTATGAAGGCCGTTGACTTTCAGGCCAGCCGGACTATGGCGACAAGTCCGGAGCTGGCGCAATATCGCATTATCCACTTCGCCACCCATGGATTGCTGAATAGCGAGCATCCGGAGCTCTCCGGGTTGGTACTATCGCTGGTGGATGAACATGGTAAACAGCAAAATGGATTCTTGCAATTGACCGATATTTATAATCTGAACCTGCCGGCGGACATGGTTGTGCTGAGCGCGTGTGAAACCGGTTTGGGAAAAGAGGTTAGAGGTGAAGGGCTTTTGGGGATCACCCGGGGTTTCATGTACGCCGGGGCCAGCCGGGTCATGGCCAGTCTGTGGAAGGTCGATGACGCCGCCACGGCAGAGCTGATGGGGAGGTTCTACAAGGGAATCTTCAAAGACAATCTGCAACCGGCAGCGGCGTTGCAGAAAGCGCAAGTCGAAATGTGGAAGCAGAAGCGCTGGAGCTCGCCTTACTATTGGGCTGGGTTTGTGCTGCAAGGGCAACGATAG